Proteins encoded within one genomic window of Streptomyces profundus:
- a CDS encoding SAV2148 family HEPN domain-containing protein has protein sequence MGSSGLELPSGNGGEAAEAAAGAVPVPRPMEMGADLEWSAEDWSEVRLRVERAGRAYVWLNLVEQRLRSVVGAVLRPVYEPVHGPEWEMAAAGPTGQEWVQRAAALREVSRRKGHLLDPADDTVLAFLTLPQLRELMVQHWPCFAPYFDNRREVELTLDELEVARSAVSRNRGINRAVLEQAERGCSRLLRLLDSGTPPADGRLPADVVEQLVGDRFTDVAGVHPDRVRLQRQLPAEELFAGARRLDAMGIGLGLLVQNYPGRRLARLAESGCRTRLLFLNPASGAMRRRERELSLKRGELARAVETNILQVRRIRARLRDQEAFEIHVFDETPRFSAYFVDGDGADGVAVIQSYLRRSRGVETPALVLRRAGREIVQRDSPAADGELSLFETYREEFEWAWEHSRAVS, from the coding sequence GTGGGCTCTTCGGGCCTGGAGCTGCCATCGGGCAACGGCGGCGAGGCCGCCGAGGCGGCGGCCGGGGCCGTTCCGGTACCGCGCCCCATGGAGATGGGGGCCGATCTGGAGTGGAGCGCGGAGGACTGGTCGGAGGTCAGGCTGCGGGTGGAGCGGGCCGGGCGCGCGTATGTCTGGCTCAACCTGGTCGAGCAGCGGCTGCGGTCCGTGGTGGGCGCGGTGCTGCGTCCGGTGTACGAGCCGGTGCACGGCCCCGAGTGGGAGATGGCGGCGGCCGGCCCGACCGGCCAGGAGTGGGTGCAGCGCGCCGCGGCGCTGCGCGAGGTGAGTCGCCGCAAGGGGCATCTGCTGGATCCTGCCGATGACACGGTGCTCGCCTTTCTGACCCTGCCTCAGTTGCGTGAACTCATGGTGCAGCACTGGCCGTGCTTCGCGCCGTATTTCGACAACCGGCGCGAGGTGGAGCTGACGCTGGACGAGCTGGAGGTGGCGCGCAGCGCCGTCAGCCGCAACCGGGGTATCAACCGGGCGGTGCTGGAGCAGGCCGAGCGGGGCTGCTCCCGGCTGCTCAGGCTGCTGGACTCGGGCACCCCGCCGGCGGACGGGCGGCTGCCGGCCGATGTGGTGGAGCAGCTGGTGGGCGACCGGTTCACCGATGTGGCCGGGGTGCATCCGGACCGGGTGCGCCTCCAGCGGCAGCTGCCGGCCGAGGAGCTGTTCGCCGGGGCGCGGCGGTTGGACGCGATGGGCATAGGGCTCGGCCTGCTGGTGCAGAACTACCCGGGGCGGCGGTTGGCCCGGCTGGCGGAGTCCGGCTGCCGCACCCGGCTGCTCTTCCTGAACCCCGCCAGTGGCGCCATGCGCCGCCGCGAGCGTGAACTCAGCCTGAAGCGGGGTGAGTTGGCCCGCGCGGTGGAGACGAACATCCTCCAGGTCCGGCGGATCCGCGCCCGGCTGCGGGATCAAGAGGCGTTCGAGATCCATGTGTTCGACGAGACGCCCAGGTTCAGCGCCTACTTCGTGGACGGCGACGGTGCCGACGGGGTCGCGGTGATCCAGTCCTATCTGCGGCGAAGCCGTGGGGTGGAGACCCCGGCGCTGGTGCTGCGCCGCGCCGGGCGGGAGATCGTGCAGCGGGACTCCCCGGCGGCCGACGGCGAGCTGAGCCTCTTCGAGACCTACCGGGAGGAGTTCGAGTGGGCCTGGGAGCACTCCCGGGCGGTCTCCTGA
- a CDS encoding putative leader peptide — translation MDRQYLDVTSVLLACSLIVSQADFLVTRLHVDLRRQASAICAVGC, via the coding sequence ATGGATCGCCAATATCTTGACGTCACCTCGGTGTTGCTGGCATGCTCACTTATCGTGAGTCAAGCTGACTTTCTCGTAACGCGGCTGCACGTCGATCTTCGGCGGCAGGCCAGCGCCATCTGTGCCGTCGGTTGCTGA
- a CDS encoding phosphotransferase, translating into MRAGPLAVVEALRLADYPAPATELVAQVDDAVVTVQELLPGTKVDRLDQHGLDQALALNQAQAGRLADRPDIPAVALHLRADGPGYCLHEPLRRHNRRAAALEGWVAAVGADCPTLLEGPDAVHQDFHPGNLLAAEGSITGVIDWDGAARGDHRFDLVTLRFGVQGKDMDPAVARRLDAILDTLPDEVLRPAWAHMSLRMVDWAIRHFTPADVESWPDLAEQRVR; encoded by the coding sequence ATGCGGGCCGGACCGCTCGCGGTGGTCGAGGCGCTGCGGCTGGCGGACTATCCGGCGCCGGCCACCGAGTTGGTCGCCCAGGTGGACGACGCGGTGGTCACCGTGCAGGAGCTGCTGCCCGGCACGAAGGTCGACCGGCTCGACCAGCACGGTCTCGACCAGGCGCTCGCGCTCAACCAGGCGCAGGCAGGACGGCTCGCGGACCGCCCCGACATCCCGGCGGTGGCCCTGCACCTGCGGGCGGACGGGCCGGGCTACTGCCTGCACGAGCCCCTGCGCCGGCACAACCGCAGGGCCGCCGCACTTGAGGGCTGGGTCGCCGCCGTCGGCGCCGACTGCCCGACGCTTCTGGAGGGCCCCGACGCCGTGCACCAGGACTTCCACCCCGGCAACCTGCTGGCCGCCGAGGGATCGATCACCGGAGTCATCGACTGGGACGGCGCCGCCCGTGGCGATCACCGGTTCGACCTGGTCACGCTGCGCTTCGGCGTCCAGGGGAAGGACATGGACCCGGCCGTGGCCCGGCGTCTGGACGCGATCCTCGACACGCTGCCGGACGAGGTGCTGCGGCCCGCCTGGGCCCATATGAGCCTGCGCATGGTCGACTGGGCCATCAGGCACTTCACCCCGGCCGACGTGGAGTCCTGGCCGGACCTCGCCGAACAACGCGTCCGCTGA
- a CDS encoding NAD-dependent epimerase/dehydratase family protein, with product MKVLVLGGTAFAGPAIVDEALARGWEVTVFNRGRTPAPPGVRALRGDRTASDGLAALADGAWDLVVDTWSHAPTAVRDTARLLADRAGHYSYVSSRSVYTWPAPSGADESSPVVDGSPDAEARDYALDKRGGELAVEREFGAERSLLVRCGLLLGPGEDVGRLPWWLSRIAAGGEVLAPGPRELPLQYLDIRDVARWTLDAAARGRGGPFDLVSPPGAATMGELLETCRAVTGSEAVLCWADPEVVLAAEIAPWTELPAWLPPGPEHQALHGSDVSRALAAGLTVRPLAETVRDTWAWLGTLAPDHQLGSTRSRVGLPPDKEAAALSAARR from the coding sequence ATGAAGGTACTGGTGTTGGGCGGGACGGCGTTCGCCGGGCCCGCGATCGTGGACGAGGCGTTGGCCCGAGGCTGGGAGGTCACCGTCTTCAACCGGGGACGGACCCCCGCGCCGCCAGGGGTGCGGGCGCTGCGCGGCGACCGGACGGCGTCCGACGGGCTTGCCGCCCTGGCGGACGGCGCGTGGGATCTGGTGGTCGACACCTGGAGCCACGCGCCGACGGCCGTGCGGGACACCGCCCGGCTGCTGGCCGACAGGGCCGGCCACTACAGCTATGTCTCCAGCCGTTCCGTCTACACCTGGCCCGCGCCGTCGGGAGCGGACGAGTCCAGCCCGGTGGTCGACGGGTCGCCGGACGCGGAGGCCCGCGACTACGCCCTGGACAAGCGTGGCGGCGAGCTGGCCGTGGAACGGGAGTTCGGCGCCGAACGGAGCCTGCTGGTGCGCTGCGGGCTGCTGCTCGGGCCGGGCGAGGACGTCGGCCGGCTGCCCTGGTGGCTCTCCAGGATCGCCGCCGGCGGCGAGGTGTTGGCGCCCGGACCGCGTGAACTGCCCCTTCAGTACCTGGACATCAGGGATGTCGCGCGGTGGACGCTGGACGCGGCGGCGCGGGGGCGCGGCGGCCCCTTCGACCTGGTCAGCCCGCCGGGCGCGGCCACCATGGGGGAGCTGCTCGAAACCTGTCGCGCGGTCACCGGCTCCGAGGCGGTGCTGTGCTGGGCCGACCCCGAGGTGGTGCTGGCCGCCGAGATCGCGCCCTGGACCGAGCTGCCGGCCTGGCTCCCGCCGGGCCCCGAACACCAGGCCCTGCACGGCTCGGACGTGAGCCGCGCGCTGGCCGCCGGGCTCACGGTCCGGCCGCTGGCCGAGACGGTCCGGGACACGTGGGCCTGGCTCGGCACGCTGGCCCCGGACCACCAGCTCGGCTCGACCCGCTCCCGGGTCGGCCTCCCACCGGACAAGGAGGCCGCAGCCCTTTCCGCCGCGCGGCGCTGA
- a CDS encoding TauD/TfdA dioxygenase family protein: protein MTGSGFDIRRIGGRIGAEILGVDISRPLDPGVVAEVNGALIEHKALFFRGQDLDDAAQLRFASLFGELTTAHPTVPSADGQPHVLAVNGEEGIRSNRWHTDVTFLRTPPKATTLRSLVVPPYGGNTLIANSAAAYRDLPDALRQLADGLWAEHTNDHYYAEPRTAKAAEHRRRFVSRKYRTAHPVVRVHPESGERGLFIGGFAQRLVGLNADDSRDLLRILQNYVIRPENVVRWSWAPGDLVLFDNRSTQHYAPDDYGTLPRLLHRVTVAGDVPVGIDGERSRVVEGDDAEHYTPAAAA, encoded by the coding sequence ATGACCGGCAGTGGCTTTGACATTCGAAGGATCGGCGGCCGGATCGGCGCCGAGATCCTCGGTGTCGACATCTCCCGCCCCCTCGACCCCGGCGTCGTCGCCGAGGTCAACGGCGCACTGATCGAGCACAAGGCGCTGTTCTTCCGGGGCCAGGACCTGGACGACGCGGCGCAGCTCAGGTTCGCCTCCCTCTTCGGCGAGCTGACCACCGCGCACCCCACCGTGCCTTCGGCCGACGGCCAGCCCCACGTGCTCGCCGTCAACGGCGAGGAGGGCATCCGTTCCAACCGGTGGCACACCGACGTCACTTTCCTCCGCACCCCGCCCAAGGCGACCACCCTGCGCAGCCTGGTGGTGCCGCCCTACGGCGGGAACACGCTGATCGCCAACTCGGCCGCCGCCTACCGCGATCTGCCGGACGCGCTGCGGCAGTTGGCCGACGGGCTGTGGGCGGAGCACACCAACGACCACTACTACGCCGAGCCGAGGACGGCCAAGGCCGCCGAGCACCGGCGTCGGTTCGTCTCCCGGAAGTACCGCACGGCGCACCCGGTGGTGCGGGTCCATCCGGAGAGCGGTGAACGCGGCCTCTTCATCGGGGGGTTCGCACAGCGCCTCGTCGGCCTGAACGCCGACGACTCGCGCGATCTGCTGCGCATACTCCAGAACTACGTGATCCGCCCGGAGAACGTGGTGCGCTGGAGCTGGGCCCCCGGTGACCTGGTCCTCTTCGACAACCGCAGCACCCAGCACTACGCCCCGGACGACTACGGCACCCTGCCGCGCCTGCTGCACCGGGTGACCGTCGCCGGAGACGTGCCCGTCGGTATCGACGGTGAACGCAGCCGTGTCGTCGAAGGCGACGACGCGGAGCACTACACCCCCGCCGCGGCGGCCTGA
- the treY gene encoding malto-oligosyltrehalose synthase — protein MTPARVPTSTYRLHIGPEFPFAAAERLVPYAASLGVSHLHLSPVLDAVRGSEHGYDVTDHRRVRPELGGEDGLRQLAGAARRHGLGLVLDIVPNHMALPADTSANAPLWELLRNGPTAATAPWFDVDWDAGEGRLLLPVLGGPLGEELGRLSVTDGTLRYAEHRFPLNPGTEELPLPDLLDAQHYRLAWWRLGRSELNYRRFFTISDLIGVRVEDPEVFEASHALVLRLLDEGVIDGLRVDHPDGLADPGGYLRRLHRATDGAWIVAEKILASGEQLPGVWPIAGTTGYDALRHLDALFIDPEGWTELTEHYRAFTGAPPDQGGAWDATVRRAAYRMINHELVAERERLLRTALRVCREIPGLRQRDHAPWALRTALIELLVRLPVYRPYVTGEAPPSPVDEALLATAADGARAAFQVPAEATAVATVRDLALGRFGEGQDRTDFRVRFAQVSSALRAKAVEDTAGYRYAPLLSAAEVGNDPGSPALPPAAFHAFCARLQRDWPLTGTVLTTHDTKRSGDVRAAQATLTERPRDWAALVTQVTEATAATGVRPPDPHLAWTTWQTAFGLGGQDRERLLATLLKTVREAALHTSWTEPNEEYETAVERFVLAGPCGQPFEQLTEFALRLAPAIRANVLSATLLHLAMPGVPDIYRGSEGHYLALVDPDNRRPVSPPVARLAALDALGGDDAPEESLDLADEKLWLTATALRLRRRHPEWFDQRAGYEPLFAEGAAADHCVAFRRGERVVVAATRLSHRLTTTAGGWTDTHLALPPGDWREQLSGDRHTDATPLALLFATRPVALLVNQD, from the coding sequence ATGACGCCAGCACGGGTGCCCACGTCAACCTACCGACTCCATATCGGCCCCGAGTTCCCGTTCGCCGCCGCCGAGCGGCTGGTGCCGTACGCGGCCTCGCTCGGCGTCTCCCACCTCCACCTCTCCCCCGTGCTGGACGCGGTGCGCGGCTCCGAGCACGGCTACGACGTCACCGACCACCGCCGGGTGCGCCCCGAGCTGGGCGGCGAGGACGGGCTCCGTCAACTCGCCGGGGCCGCGCGCCGGCACGGGCTCGGCCTGGTCCTGGACATCGTGCCCAACCACATGGCGCTGCCCGCCGACACCAGCGCCAACGCCCCGCTCTGGGAGCTGTTGCGGAACGGGCCGACGGCGGCGACCGCCCCCTGGTTCGACGTCGACTGGGACGCGGGCGAGGGCCGGCTGCTGCTCCCCGTGCTGGGCGGGCCGCTGGGCGAGGAGCTGGGGCGACTGTCAGTGACCGACGGTACGCTCCGTTACGCCGAGCATCGCTTTCCCCTCAACCCCGGCACGGAGGAGCTGCCCCTGCCCGATCTCCTGGACGCCCAGCACTACCGCCTCGCCTGGTGGCGTCTGGGGCGCAGCGAGCTGAACTACCGCCGCTTCTTCACCATCAGCGATCTGATCGGCGTCCGGGTGGAGGATCCGGAGGTCTTCGAGGCCAGCCACGCCCTGGTGCTGCGACTGCTCGACGAGGGGGTGATCGACGGGCTGCGCGTCGACCATCCGGACGGCCTGGCCGACCCGGGGGGCTATCTGCGCCGGCTGCACCGGGCGACGGACGGCGCCTGGATCGTGGCCGAGAAGATCCTCGCCTCGGGCGAACAGCTGCCCGGCGTCTGGCCGATCGCGGGCACCACGGGCTACGACGCCCTCAGACACCTGGACGCCCTCTTCATCGACCCCGAAGGGTGGACCGAACTCACCGAGCACTACCGCGCGTTCACCGGCGCGCCACCGGACCAGGGCGGCGCCTGGGACGCCACGGTGCGCCGCGCCGCCTACCGCATGATCAACCACGAGCTGGTCGCCGAGCGCGAACGGCTGCTGCGCACCGCCCTCCGGGTCTGCCGCGAGATCCCCGGCCTGCGCCAGCGGGACCACGCCCCGTGGGCGCTGCGCACCGCGCTGATCGAGCTGCTGGTGCGGCTGCCCGTCTACCGCCCCTATGTCACGGGCGAGGCCCCGCCGTCCCCGGTGGACGAGGCGCTGCTGGCCACGGCGGCCGACGGGGCACGCGCCGCGTTCCAGGTGCCCGCCGAGGCCACCGCCGTGGCAACGGTGCGCGATCTGGCGCTCGGCCGGTTCGGCGAGGGCCAGGACCGGACGGACTTCCGCGTCAGGTTCGCCCAGGTGTCGTCGGCGCTGCGCGCCAAGGCCGTGGAGGACACCGCCGGTTACCGCTATGCCCCGCTGCTCTCGGCCGCCGAGGTCGGGAACGACCCCGGCTCCCCCGCGCTGCCACCGGCCGCCTTCCACGCCTTCTGCGCCCGCCTGCAACGCGACTGGCCGCTCACCGGCACGGTGTTGACCACGCACGACACCAAGCGCAGCGGCGATGTCCGGGCCGCCCAGGCCACGTTGACCGAACGCCCGAGGGACTGGGCCGCGTTGGTCACCCAGGTCACCGAGGCGACCGCCGCCACCGGGGTCAGGCCACCGGATCCGCACCTCGCCTGGACCACCTGGCAGACGGCCTTCGGCCTGGGCGGCCAGGACCGGGAACGGCTGCTGGCCACCCTGCTCAAGACGGTCCGCGAGGCCGCCCTCCACACCAGCTGGACCGAGCCCAACGAGGAGTACGAGACCGCCGTCGAACGCTTTGTGCTGGCCGGCCCCTGCGGCCAGCCCTTCGAGCAACTCACCGAGTTCGCCCTGCGGTTGGCCCCGGCGATCCGGGCCAACGTGCTGTCGGCCACGCTGCTCCACCTGGCCATGCCCGGGGTGCCCGACATCTACCGGGGCAGCGAGGGGCACTACCTGGCGCTGGTGGACCCGGACAACCGCCGCCCGGTGTCACCGCCCGTCGCCCGGCTCGCCGCCCTCGACGCGCTCGGCGGCGACGACGCCCCGGAGGAGAGCCTCGACCTGGCCGACGAGAAGCTGTGGCTGACCGCCACCGCGCTGCGGCTGCGCCGCCGACACCCCGAGTGGTTCGACCAACGCGCGGGCTATGAGCCGCTGTTCGCCGAGGGGGCGGCGGCCGACCACTGCGTGGCGTTCCGCAGGGGCGAACGCGTCGTCGTCGCCGCGACCCGCCTCTCCCACCGCCTCACCACCACCGCCGGCGGCTGGACGGACACCCATCTCGCGCTGCCCCCCGGCGACTGGCGGGAACAGCTCAGCGGCGACCGGCACACCGACGCCACCCCCCTCGCCCTCCTCTTCGCCACCCGCCCCGTCGCGCTCCTCGTCAACCAGGACTGA
- a CDS encoding cysteine dioxygenase produces MSTSAPALPAPPQDPRTPQELAATVRAFAARRALWEPLVRFTTPDRWYHRLDTGAEHEVWLLTWLPGQGTEIHDHGGASGAFGVVRGTLTERSFAPPEAGTTRGPGVRSLPTEGLRSFGPRHVHEVTNRGEQPAVSIHAYAPALTTMSYYTEIAEGRLRLDRTDPVEK; encoded by the coding sequence ATGTCGACATCCGCCCCCGCCCTGCCCGCACCGCCCCAGGACCCGCGCACGCCCCAGGAGTTGGCCGCCACGGTGCGCGCCTTCGCCGCCCGCCGCGCGCTCTGGGAACCGCTGGTGCGGTTCACCACCCCCGACCGCTGGTACCACCGCCTCGACACGGGCGCCGAACACGAGGTGTGGCTGCTGACCTGGCTGCCGGGCCAGGGCACCGAGATCCACGACCACGGCGGCGCGTCCGGCGCCTTCGGCGTGGTGCGCGGCACCCTCACCGAGCGCTCCTTCGCCCCGCCGGAGGCCGGAACGACACGCGGGCCCGGCGTCCGTTCGCTGCCCACCGAGGGGCTACGCTCCTTCGGCCCGCGCCATGTGCACGAGGTGACCAACAGGGGCGAGCAGCCCGCCGTCAGCATCCACGCCTACGCGCCGGCGCTGACCACCATGTCGTACTACACGGAGATCGCCGAGGGCCGCCTGCGGCTCGACCGCACGGACCCCGTCGAGAAGTGA
- a CDS encoding rhodanese-like domain-containing protein has protein sequence MTEHLGIAAQLAAARATLDRVTALRAHQEAAGGAVLVDTRTTPQRDRDGTVPGALVIERNHLEWRCDPGSGASVPEATDTGVRWILFCDEGYASSLAAASLRSLGLHRATDLIGGFQSWRAAGLPLTPPKR, from the coding sequence ATGACGGAACACCTCGGCATAGCGGCCCAACTCGCCGCCGCGCGCGCCACCCTGGACCGGGTGACGGCGCTCCGGGCACACCAGGAGGCGGCCGGGGGCGCGGTGCTGGTCGACACCCGCACCACGCCCCAGCGGGACCGGGACGGCACCGTCCCCGGGGCGCTCGTCATCGAGCGCAACCACCTGGAGTGGCGGTGCGACCCGGGCAGCGGCGCGTCGGTGCCGGAGGCGACGGACACCGGGGTCCGCTGGATCCTCTTCTGCGACGAGGGCTACGCCTCCTCGCTGGCGGCGGCGTCACTCCGCTCCCTCGGCCTCCACCGGGCCACCGACCTCATCGGCGGCTTCCAGAGCTGGCGCGCCGCGGGCCTCCCCCTCACCCCACCGAAACGCTGA
- a CDS encoding GNAT family N-acetyltransferase, with product MNDQLRAGSAAGAELLLRRWAESDLPAVRDAFNAPGMYRQFGSTVESGEVDDAAAGRWIGRAEQRWADESAFSWAVTEGPSLLGCVSVSQVNHVHDSGWVAYWTVPAAQGRGVATAAVRALSAWCFDELQLFRLELGHRMDNPASCRVALAAGYRAEGRQRAKLRYGAVRHDVETHARLATDPAPG from the coding sequence ATGAACGACCAACTCAGGGCCGGCTCGGCGGCCGGGGCCGAGCTGCTGTTGCGACGCTGGGCCGAGAGCGATCTGCCGGCCGTCCGCGACGCCTTCAACGCACCGGGAATGTACCGGCAGTTCGGCTCAACCGTGGAGAGCGGCGAGGTGGACGACGCGGCGGCCGGGCGGTGGATCGGCCGGGCCGAGCAGCGGTGGGCGGACGAGAGCGCCTTCTCCTGGGCCGTCACCGAGGGGCCCAGCCTGCTCGGCTGTGTCTCCGTGAGCCAGGTCAACCATGTGCACGACAGCGGCTGGGTGGCGTACTGGACCGTCCCCGCCGCCCAGGGCCGGGGCGTGGCGACGGCGGCCGTGCGCGCGCTCAGCGCCTGGTGCTTCGACGAACTCCAGCTGTTCCGTCTGGAGTTGGGCCACCGGATGGACAACCCGGCGTCCTGCCGGGTGGCCCTGGCCGCCGGCTACCGGGCGGAGGGGCGGCAACGCGCGAAGCTCCGTTACGGCGCCGTCCGCCACGACGTCGAGACCCACGCCCGCCTGGCCACCGACCCGGCTCCGGGCTGA
- a CDS encoding aminoglycoside phosphotransferase family protein, translating to MTDMRNRIEITAELVRGLLRDQHPDLADRPLALGARGWDNQLWRLGEDLAVRLPWATLAADALVRKEYDWLPALAPRLPLPVPVPRRLGQPSERFPRPWIVTTWVPGEPADRAPVTRGEEAADALAAFLTALHGPAPAGAPAGRDRGGPLADHAGSLVEHLASAVELGLIPDPDAVRAVWEDAAAAPDWAGPALWIHADLHPANVLTADGAIRGVIDFGDLCAGDPAWDLSAAWTLLPDGVLDRFHAAYRPAPDAATLRRARGVAVSRALVGILIGDAGVHGRPGGKASWGPPARAALRRLVATAGG from the coding sequence ATGACGGACATGCGGAACAGGATCGAGATCACCGCGGAGTTGGTCCGGGGGCTGCTGCGTGATCAGCATCCCGATCTGGCGGATCGGCCCCTGGCGCTCGGTGCGCGGGGTTGGGACAACCAGCTGTGGCGGCTCGGCGAGGATCTCGCCGTCCGCCTGCCCTGGGCGACGCTCGCCGCGGACGCCTTGGTGCGCAAGGAGTACGACTGGCTGCCGGCCCTGGCCCCACGCCTCCCCTTGCCGGTGCCCGTCCCACGGCGTCTCGGTCAGCCGTCGGAGCGGTTTCCCCGGCCCTGGATCGTCACCACCTGGGTGCCGGGTGAGCCGGCCGACCGTGCCCCCGTCACGCGGGGCGAGGAGGCGGCCGACGCCCTGGCCGCCTTTCTGACGGCTCTGCACGGGCCCGCCCCCGCCGGGGCGCCGGCGGGGCGCGACCGTGGGGGGCCGTTGGCCGACCACGCCGGCTCCCTCGTCGAGCACCTCGCGTCGGCCGTCGAGCTGGGGCTGATCCCCGACCCGGACGCCGTCCGCGCGGTCTGGGAGGACGCCGCCGCCGCGCCCGACTGGGCGGGCCCCGCGCTGTGGATCCACGCCGACCTGCATCCGGCCAATGTGCTCACCGCTGACGGCGCCATCCGTGGCGTCATCGACTTCGGCGACCTCTGCGCCGGCGATCCGGCCTGGGATCTCTCCGCCGCGTGGACGCTGCTGCCGGACGGTGTCCTGGACCGTTTCCACGCGGCCTACCGGCCGGCCCCGGACGCCGCGACCCTGCGGCGGGCCCGGGGCGTGGCGGTGTCACGCGCACTTGTCGGCATCCTCATCGGGGACGCCGGCGTGCACGGCCGTCCCGGCGGCAAGGCCAGTTGGGGTCCGCCGGCGCGGGCCGCGCTGCGACGCCTCGTCGCGACGGCCGGCGGTTGA
- a CDS encoding winged helix-turn-helix domain-containing protein — protein sequence MRHLTALPDLSELSDVTVTLAPESQDQADGSVPLVGYLVLAPAGTQPAQLSELLAAQGALTAPKPAAATPGRGRGIVVDTEERTATVDGEPLRLTYLEFELLAHLVRHPHRVYTREQLVATIWGYGPVGDQRTVDVHIARLRRKLGESYRERIVTVRRVGYKYVPATG from the coding sequence ATGCGGCACCTCACCGCGCTCCCCGATCTGTCCGAACTCTCCGACGTGACGGTGACCCTGGCACCGGAGAGCCAGGACCAGGCGGACGGCTCCGTGCCGCTCGTCGGCTATCTGGTTCTGGCCCCCGCCGGGACCCAGCCGGCGCAGCTCAGCGAACTGCTCGCCGCCCAGGGCGCGTTGACCGCGCCCAAGCCGGCCGCCGCCACCCCCGGCCGGGGCCGCGGCATCGTGGTGGACACCGAGGAACGCACCGCGACCGTCGACGGCGAACCGCTGCGGCTGACCTATCTGGAGTTCGAGCTGCTGGCGCACCTGGTGCGACACCCGCACCGGGTCTACACCAGGGAGCAGCTGGTCGCCACCATCTGGGGCTACGGCCCGGTGGGGGACCAGCGCACCGTGGACGTGCATATCGCCAGGCTGCGCCGCAAGTTGGGCGAGTCCTACCGGGAGCGCATCGTCACGGTGCGGCGGGTCGGCTACAAGTACGTGCCGGCCACCGGCTGA